In Zingiber officinale cultivar Zhangliang chromosome 6A, Zo_v1.1, whole genome shotgun sequence, a single genomic region encodes these proteins:
- the LOC121994747 gene encoding ribosomal RNA small subunit methyltransferase H-like, with protein sequence MDMDASIHDQARARIEKLLAVDSRGSKLKAYTHVRNFKYIKSVLGGVDENLLDVGVNDILMDLGISSMQVDDSTRGFSVQGDGPLDMRMNPQASLTAEEILNSWPAAEVGKVLCEYGEESNWKFIQNQIVEARAQGGLHTTDELVHLVRRASSNLGENVLEVLKEMIPSRDEEIKLKQSKEKPPLKLGPAESFLKSVISIPYAFKRVVALLYISNFDLEVNYLNDLFRTLKIISNVQIKKTEQTSKNYQQKVRELEN encoded by the exons ATGGATATGGATGCTTCAATCCATGACCAGGCCCGGGCTCGGATAGAGAAGCTCTTGGCCGTGGATTCGCGCGGCAGCAAGTTGAAAGCTTACACTCATGTCAGAAACTTCAAGTACATCAAGTCGGTGCTTGGCGGCGTCGATGAGAACCTGCTTGACGTTGGGGTGAACGACATCTTGATGGACCTTGGAATCTCATCCATGCAG GTGGATGACTCTACAAGGGGATTTAGTGTGCAAGGTGATGGACCTTTGGATATGCGCATGAATCCTCAG GCAAGTTTGACAGCTGAAGAGATATTGAATTCTTGGCCTGCTGCGGAAGTGGGAAAGGTACTATGTGAATATGGAGAAGAAAGCAATTGGAAATTTATTCAGAATCAAATTGTTGAAGCTCGTGCACAAGGGGGATTGCATACTACAGATGAACTTGTGCATCTTGTGAGAAGAGCATCATCCAA TTTGGGGGAAAATGTTTTGGAGGTGCTTAAGGAAATGATTCCAAGCAGAGATGAAGAGATCAAATTGAAACAATCCAAAGAGAAACCACCTCTGAAGCTTGGTCCAGCTGAAAGCTTCTTGAAGTCAGTGATTAGTATCCCGTATGCATTTAAGAGAGTTGTTGCCCTGCTTTacatttctaattttgatttagagGTCAATTACCTAAATGATCTTTTCAGGACTCTTAAG ATTATTTCAAATGTGCAGATCAAAAAAACTgagcaaacaagtaaaaattaccAGCAAAAG GTAAGAGAATTGGAGAATTaa